The proteins below come from a single Malus domestica chromosome 03, GDT2T_hap1 genomic window:
- the LOC103407732 gene encoding telomere repeat-binding protein 5-like isoform X1, giving the protein MVLQKRLDYGFNGYQVPPTPKASRSARKRRVVRKVVEDNALGAFDLLATVAGKLLLEGESSPASNHTSIGKDQCAGSKEHCLDGDKPLKVEPCDQGSSDRIPLVSDHISQGQNLSSRSKASPVHQNECHSVMTTSNCSERFVSDMLVSGKCKNEVVSFTGKLEAGYSGNREPGDCKLDGAVKILVNDETKSGEVLTGTGDGMCSLEDPVVWEGEPPPLASSDSSTKVPMYVDRIPQRSFPASRDDVNVVSRDDDENSSGCTHPSTAMKYSRPAPLRIGDRRIRKILASKYWKVAPKMKDETHSNSCKWPPRTKKIYRDMKPNYHNRKNCYKRQRSQMNMPFKKRRLFDHSTVPNPDEGISREGFFDLREKGINASASCSKMQATGTSSSVAGQHSSFQSRNSHVKLRIKSFRIPELFIEIPETATVGSLKKTVMEAVTAVLGGGLCVGVLLRGKKVRDDNKTLLQTGISQDDHLDSVGFSLEANPSRNPPPLCSDDSPCMLPCDELKPLIRYQPGPTSKPIPEPHMASFGGFIESDHDSAPSPTEMSAEKSTTDSKALVAVPDMGVDALAVVPGNRKSRRFDIGQRRIRRPFSVTEVEALVQAVEKLGTGRWRDVKLRAFDNAKHRTYVDLKDKWKTLVHTAKISPQQRRGEPVPQELLDRVLTAHAYWSQQQAKQQLKQPETCILV; this is encoded by the exons ATGGTGTTGCAGAAGAGGTTGGATTACGGATTCAATGGCTATCAGGTGCCTCCCACTCCTAAAGCTTCTAGATCAGCAAGG AAGCGACGTGTGGTTCGTAAGGTAGTTGAAGACAATGCATTGGGTGCATTTGACTTGTTGGCCACTGTAGCTGGCAAGTTATTGCTCGAGGGAGAGAGTTCTCCCGCTTCTAATCATACATCAATTGGAAAAGATCAATGTGCAGGTAGTAAGGAACATTGCCTGGACGGAGATAAACCATTGAAAGTGGAACCTTGTGATCAAGGCAGCTCCGACAGGATACCTTTGGTATCTGATCATATCTCGCAAGGTCAGAATCTAAGTTCGCGCTCCAAGGCTTCTCCAGTTCATCAGAATGAATGTCATTCTGTTATGACAACTTCTAATTGTTCGGAGAGGTTTGTTTCTGATATGTTGGTGAGTGGAAAATGCAAGAATGAGGTGGTAAGTTTTACTGGCAAATTAGAAGCTGGCTATTCTGGAAACAGGGAGCCTGGTGATTGTAAATTAGATGGTGCAGTTAAAATATTAGTAAATGATGAGACTAAGAGTGGGGAAGTGCTAACTGGTACCGGGGATGGTATGTGCAGTTTAGAGGATCCGGTTGTCTGGGAAGGGGAGCCTCCTCCACTAGCTAGTTCAGATAGTAGCACAAAGGTGCCTATGTATGTAGACCGTATTCCTCAGCGATCTTTCCCCGCTAGCCGGGATGATGTAAATGTAGTTAGTAGAGATGATGACGAAAATTCCTCTGGGTGTACACACCCTAGTACCGCAATGAAGTATTCAAGGCCAGCTCCGTTGCGGATTGGAGACCGAAGAATACGAAAAATATTGGCTTCCAAATATTGGAAAGTAGCTCCAAAGATGAAGGATGAGACACATTCTAATTCCTGTAAGTGGCCGCCTCGTACTAAAAAAATTT ATCGGGATATGAAACCAAATTACCACAATAGGAAGAATTGCTACAAACGTCAAAGATCTCAAATGAATATGCCTTTCAAGAAAAGGAGGCTTTTTGACCATAGCACGGTTCCAAATCCTGATGAAGGTATTAGTAGAGAGGGATTCTTTGACTTACGTGAGAAGGGAATCAATGCTTCTGCTTCGTGTTCAAAGATGCAAG CCACTGGGACGTCTTCTTCGGTAGCAGGACAGCACTCATCTTTCCAATCAAGAAATTCTCATG TGAAGCTCAGGATCAAGTCGTTCAGGATTCCAGAACTATTTATTGAGATCCCGGAGACGGCAACTGTTGGTTCATTAAAG AAAACAGTTATGGAAGCAGTGACAGCTGTACTTGGAGGTGGATTATGTGTTGGTGTACTTCTTCGAGGAAAGAAAGTGAGAGATGACAATAAAACTTTACTGCAAACAGGAATTTCTCAAGATGACCATCTAGATTCTGTGGGATTTTCCTTGGAAGCCAACCCTTCCCGAAACCCACCTCCTTTATGTTCTGATGATTCTCCCTGTATGCTTCCCTGTGATGAATTAAAGCCTTTAATAAG GTACCAACCGGGTCCTACTAGCAAACCCATACCTGAACCTCATATGGCCAGTTTTGGGGGCTTCATAGAAAGCGATCATGATTCAGCACCCTCTCCAACAGAGATGTCAGCTGAAAAAAGCACAACAGATTCTAAAGCATTGGTTGCTGTTCCAGATATGGGTGTAGATGCACTAGCTGTGGTCCCTGGGAACAGGAAATCAAGGCGGTTTGATATTGGACAGCGCCGAATTCGTCGACCTTTCTCTGTTACGGAGGTGGAAGCGCTTGTCCAAGCGGTTGAGAAACTTGGTACTGGAAG GTGGCGTGATGTTAAACTACGAGCTTTCGACAACGCTAAGCATCGAACATATGTGGATTTAAAG GATAAGTGGAAAACCTTAGTGCACACGGCGAAAATATCTCCTCAACAGAGGCGGGGAGAGCCTGTCCCCCAAGAGCTCTTGGACAGGGTCCTAACAGCTCATGCGTACTGGTCCCAGCAGCAAGCCAAACAACAGCTCAAACAGCCCGAGACTTGCATTCTCGTCTGA
- the LOC103407732 gene encoding telomere repeat-binding protein 5-like isoform X2 yields MVLQKRLDYGFNGYQVPPTPKASRSARKRRVVRKVVEDNALGAFDLLATVAGKLLLEGESSPASNHTSIGKDQCAGSKEHCLDGDKPLKVEPCDQGSSDRIPLVSDHISQGQNLSSRSKASPVHQNECHSVMTTSNCSERFVSDMLVSGKCKNEVVSFTGKLEAGYSGNREPGDCKLDGAVKILVNDETKSGEVLTGTGDGMCSLEDPVVWEGEPPPLASSDSSTKVPMYVDRIPQRSFPASRDDVNVVSRDDDENSSGCTHPSTAMKYSRPAPLRIGDRRIRKILASKYWKVAPKMKDETHSNSYRDMKPNYHNRKNCYKRQRSQMNMPFKKRRLFDHSTVPNPDEGISREGFFDLREKGINASASCSKMQATGTSSSVAGQHSSFQSRNSHVKLRIKSFRIPELFIEIPETATVGSLKKTVMEAVTAVLGGGLCVGVLLRGKKVRDDNKTLLQTGISQDDHLDSVGFSLEANPSRNPPPLCSDDSPCMLPCDELKPLIRYQPGPTSKPIPEPHMASFGGFIESDHDSAPSPTEMSAEKSTTDSKALVAVPDMGVDALAVVPGNRKSRRFDIGQRRIRRPFSVTEVEALVQAVEKLGTGRWRDVKLRAFDNAKHRTYVDLKDKWKTLVHTAKISPQQRRGEPVPQELLDRVLTAHAYWSQQQAKQQLKQPETCILV; encoded by the exons ATGGTGTTGCAGAAGAGGTTGGATTACGGATTCAATGGCTATCAGGTGCCTCCCACTCCTAAAGCTTCTAGATCAGCAAGG AAGCGACGTGTGGTTCGTAAGGTAGTTGAAGACAATGCATTGGGTGCATTTGACTTGTTGGCCACTGTAGCTGGCAAGTTATTGCTCGAGGGAGAGAGTTCTCCCGCTTCTAATCATACATCAATTGGAAAAGATCAATGTGCAGGTAGTAAGGAACATTGCCTGGACGGAGATAAACCATTGAAAGTGGAACCTTGTGATCAAGGCAGCTCCGACAGGATACCTTTGGTATCTGATCATATCTCGCAAGGTCAGAATCTAAGTTCGCGCTCCAAGGCTTCTCCAGTTCATCAGAATGAATGTCATTCTGTTATGACAACTTCTAATTGTTCGGAGAGGTTTGTTTCTGATATGTTGGTGAGTGGAAAATGCAAGAATGAGGTGGTAAGTTTTACTGGCAAATTAGAAGCTGGCTATTCTGGAAACAGGGAGCCTGGTGATTGTAAATTAGATGGTGCAGTTAAAATATTAGTAAATGATGAGACTAAGAGTGGGGAAGTGCTAACTGGTACCGGGGATGGTATGTGCAGTTTAGAGGATCCGGTTGTCTGGGAAGGGGAGCCTCCTCCACTAGCTAGTTCAGATAGTAGCACAAAGGTGCCTATGTATGTAGACCGTATTCCTCAGCGATCTTTCCCCGCTAGCCGGGATGATGTAAATGTAGTTAGTAGAGATGATGACGAAAATTCCTCTGGGTGTACACACCCTAGTACCGCAATGAAGTATTCAAGGCCAGCTCCGTTGCGGATTGGAGACCGAAGAATACGAAAAATATTGGCTTCCAAATATTGGAAAGTAGCTCCAAAGATGAAGGATGAGACACATTCTAATTCCT ATCGGGATATGAAACCAAATTACCACAATAGGAAGAATTGCTACAAACGTCAAAGATCTCAAATGAATATGCCTTTCAAGAAAAGGAGGCTTTTTGACCATAGCACGGTTCCAAATCCTGATGAAGGTATTAGTAGAGAGGGATTCTTTGACTTACGTGAGAAGGGAATCAATGCTTCTGCTTCGTGTTCAAAGATGCAAG CCACTGGGACGTCTTCTTCGGTAGCAGGACAGCACTCATCTTTCCAATCAAGAAATTCTCATG TGAAGCTCAGGATCAAGTCGTTCAGGATTCCAGAACTATTTATTGAGATCCCGGAGACGGCAACTGTTGGTTCATTAAAG AAAACAGTTATGGAAGCAGTGACAGCTGTACTTGGAGGTGGATTATGTGTTGGTGTACTTCTTCGAGGAAAGAAAGTGAGAGATGACAATAAAACTTTACTGCAAACAGGAATTTCTCAAGATGACCATCTAGATTCTGTGGGATTTTCCTTGGAAGCCAACCCTTCCCGAAACCCACCTCCTTTATGTTCTGATGATTCTCCCTGTATGCTTCCCTGTGATGAATTAAAGCCTTTAATAAG GTACCAACCGGGTCCTACTAGCAAACCCATACCTGAACCTCATATGGCCAGTTTTGGGGGCTTCATAGAAAGCGATCATGATTCAGCACCCTCTCCAACAGAGATGTCAGCTGAAAAAAGCACAACAGATTCTAAAGCATTGGTTGCTGTTCCAGATATGGGTGTAGATGCACTAGCTGTGGTCCCTGGGAACAGGAAATCAAGGCGGTTTGATATTGGACAGCGCCGAATTCGTCGACCTTTCTCTGTTACGGAGGTGGAAGCGCTTGTCCAAGCGGTTGAGAAACTTGGTACTGGAAG GTGGCGTGATGTTAAACTACGAGCTTTCGACAACGCTAAGCATCGAACATATGTGGATTTAAAG GATAAGTGGAAAACCTTAGTGCACACGGCGAAAATATCTCCTCAACAGAGGCGGGGAGAGCCTGTCCCCCAAGAGCTCTTGGACAGGGTCCTAACAGCTCATGCGTACTGGTCCCAGCAGCAAGCCAAACAACAGCTCAAACAGCCCGAGACTTGCATTCTCGTCTGA